A region from the Bacteroidota bacterium genome encodes:
- a CDS encoding right-handed parallel beta-helix repeat-containing protein produces the protein MEAHRPDPSAAEQGRIEHPPADSIPCDSEWLERLEQAEADADILLPEGIIEVPRQIRRHKGLRLRGQGLERTILRSRGGEALLLLSGGAFVLQDLTLEYAGEANADVVTIDNGSLHMERVRVRGGIWADFQKRGGSGLYVAGSAQLTAHDVEVGPNDWHGIELAGRAEARLLAVYAHHNRRSGVAFTERSQGQVEALKSEENEFAGIAVHDAAQLQLTQSHCTRNGYAGIALQSSGSCIVQENVAAHNGRHGIFIAEANSAVVERNHCLHNQGSGILIAGRAQPVVLENRCEQNKKNGIAVVRYAKPARIGRNRCVSNGLHGLLCAHQALVFAEENELRENGASGLCAAEEVRLVAERNRIEGNAREGILLLGGAQAELLHNRIHRSGRHGLWAANRSRVRIGGGRVGASGGVGVLCTQAAAALVEDLEVLQNQRGGLWAEHEASVEARHVVFRGNGGPGCGAGGRARLMLEHVTSAENGQNGLLLTDQARARLHRGLLERNALSGAVAYGGAWFEISETRLAENQNHGLLLTEQATTRARDLVCEHNAGTGIYLTGQAGGEVWGCRCTGNRNGIWVDPAVRARLWENTCEANRRLNLRDRRWEARWARWLWAVVGLIGLLGLLSILGF, from the coding sequence ATGGAAGCCCACCGGCCCGATCCAAGCGCTGCTGAGCAAGGGCGCATCGAGCACCCCCCCGCGGATTCCATCCCGTGCGATTCCGAGTGGCTAGAGCGGCTCGAACAAGCTGAGGCGGATGCGGACATACTGCTGCCGGAGGGCATAATCGAGGTGCCCCGGCAGATCCGGCGCCACAAGGGGTTACGCCTACGCGGGCAGGGCCTGGAGCGTACGATCCTGCGCAGTCGCGGTGGTGAGGCGCTCCTGCTACTCTCGGGGGGGGCGTTTGTGCTACAGGACCTCACGCTTGAATATGCCGGAGAGGCCAATGCGGATGTGGTCACAATAGATAACGGCTCGCTGCACATGGAGCGGGTGCGAGTCCGGGGGGGCATATGGGCGGATTTTCAAAAGCGGGGGGGGAGCGGGCTCTACGTGGCGGGTTCCGCTCAGCTCACGGCTCACGATGTGGAAGTGGGCCCTAACGATTGGCATGGGATCGAGCTAGCGGGTCGGGCGGAGGCCAGGTTATTGGCCGTCTACGCGCACCATAACCGGCGCAGCGGGGTGGCCTTCACCGAGCGCAGCCAAGGGCAAGTGGAGGCGCTCAAGTCCGAGGAGAATGAATTCGCTGGCATAGCCGTACACGATGCAGCGCAGCTGCAGCTTACGCAGAGCCACTGCACCCGAAATGGGTATGCCGGGATCGCCTTGCAGAGCTCCGGCTCCTGCATCGTGCAGGAGAACGTGGCCGCCCACAATGGGCGACACGGCATCTTCATCGCTGAAGCCAACTCGGCCGTTGTGGAACGCAACCACTGTCTGCACAATCAGGGATCGGGAATACTGATCGCGGGTCGGGCTCAGCCCGTGGTGCTTGAGAACCGCTGCGAGCAGAATAAGAAAAACGGCATCGCCGTTGTGCGGTATGCCAAGCCTGCTCGGATCGGGCGCAACCGGTGTGTGTCCAACGGTCTGCATGGTCTGCTGTGCGCGCACCAGGCTCTGGTCTTCGCCGAAGAAAACGAGCTGCGGGAGAACGGAGCCTCCGGCTTATGCGCGGCCGAGGAGGTCCGCTTAGTGGCGGAACGGAATCGGATAGAGGGCAACGCCCGGGAGGGCATCCTGCTGCTAGGAGGGGCGCAGGCCGAACTGCTGCACAACCGGATCCACCGAAGCGGTCGGCACGGCCTCTGGGCCGCAAACCGCTCTCGGGTTCGGATAGGAGGAGGTCGAGTGGGAGCCTCCGGGGGCGTCGGGGTGCTCTGCACACAGGCTGCGGCGGCGCTTGTGGAGGATCTCGAAGTGCTCCAGAACCAGCGAGGAGGGCTATGGGCGGAGCACGAGGCCTCGGTGGAGGCGCGCCATGTCGTCTTCCGGGGCAACGGCGGGCCGGGCTGCGGTGCGGGCGGCCGCGCCCGTCTTATGTTGGAGCACGTTACCAGCGCCGAGAATGGCCAAAACGGACTTTTGCTCACCGATCAGGCCCGGGCCCGCTTGCATCGGGGGCTTTTGGAGCGTAACGCCCTCAGTGGGGCGGTCGCATACGGGGGCGCCTGGTTTGAGATCTCCGAAACCCGCCTGGCCGAAAACCAAAACCATGGGCTGCTTCTGACCGAGCAAGCCACGACGCGAGCTCGGGATTTGGTATGCGAGCACAACGCGGGAACGGGCATCTACTTGACCGGACAAGCCGGAGGGGAGGTTTGGGGGTGTCGCTGCACAGGCAATCGCAACGGGATCTGGGTTGATCCCGCGGTGCGCGCAAGGCTATGGGAAAACACTTGCGAGGCCAATCGCCGCCTCAACCTCCGGGACCGGCGCTGGGAGGCCCGCTGGGCGCGCTGGCTCTGGGCAGTGGTGGGGCTCATCGGCTTGCTTGGCTTGTTAAGCATCCTGGGATTTTGA
- a CDS encoding glycosyl hydrolase — protein MRRTRGHLVVAVTCLVLSATQVDAQRDRRTQQGAPPAPAIDLAALNKLPWRLIGPHRGGRVVAVTGDPADRLTFYFGATGGGVWKTTDGGYTWRNISDGFFKTGSVGAIEVAPSDPNVIYVGMGESCIRGNVSHGDGVYKSTDAGKTWRHLGLAETRHIARVRVHPQNPDIVYVAAFGHAFGPNPERGVYRSKDGGKSWERVLYRNERTGAIDLVINPKNPRILYAALWEAQRYPWTFVSGGPGSGIFKSTDGGDTWVEITNNPGLPRGLKGRIGLAVSPANPDRVWALIEAEGEGKGLYRSDDAGATWRRVNNDPPLLQRPWYYMHVYADSQNPDVVYVLNVGFWKSTDGGRSFSQIRVPHGDCHDLWIDPADPKRMINGNDGGACVSYDGGQTWSSIYNQPTAQFYHVTTDNQFPYRVYGAQQDNSTISVPSRSDEGSITQADWYEVGGGESGYIAVRPDDPNVVFAGSYGGLLTRYDHRTKQVRNITVWPDNPMGAGVKDMKYRFQWTFPIVISPHDPNVLYVTAQVVLRSTNEGHSWEPISPDLTRNDTTKMGPSGGPITKDNTGVEYYGTIFAFAESPVQRGVLWAGSDDGLIHVSRDGGKTWQNVTPPDLPEWALISIIEPSPHDAGTAYVAATRYKLDDFRPYLYKTTDYGRTWTRITNGIPDDDFTRVIRADPVRRGLLVAGTETGIYVSFDDGGRWHRLQGNLPVVPIHDLVIKDDDLVVGTHGRSFWILDDWGIVRQFTPEVFAAPAHLFKPERTVRFRGGGGFGGAGGALLAGQNPPNGAVIYYYLKERPQGEVVLTIRDARGQLVRRFSSRAPERSEGAAPGPTGTEEMGFPGGGPAGMMRLPAEPGLNRFIWNLRYPDARTLPGLVLWAGTTAGPLAVPGLYTVELSVDGRTYTQSFELLKDPRLPTTQEEFEEQFRLYVQVRDKLSETHEAILQIRDLRQQLEAWGRRVQGHPRAQEVQGLAREITAKLTAIEEELIQTRIRASQDALNYPIKLNNKLAALLNVIQSADARPTQQTYEVFRDLSGRVDRELARLRTVVSEDLPRFNRLVRDLELPALQTRVPATNN, from the coding sequence ATGCGGCGCACACGGGGGCATCTCGTAGTAGCGGTAACCTGTTTGGTCCTATCTGCCACTCAGGTCGATGCGCAAAGGGATCGTCGAACGCAGCAAGGCGCACCCCCGGCTCCGGCGATCGACTTGGCGGCGCTAAATAAGCTGCCCTGGCGGCTCATCGGACCCCATCGAGGGGGGCGTGTGGTCGCGGTCACAGGGGATCCCGCCGATCGGCTCACCTTTTACTTTGGCGCCACAGGCGGGGGCGTCTGGAAGACCACAGACGGGGGCTATACATGGCGCAACATTTCAGACGGCTTCTTTAAAACGGGATCCGTCGGGGCCATTGAGGTCGCCCCCTCCGATCCGAACGTGATCTACGTCGGCATGGGAGAATCCTGCATCCGGGGCAACGTATCCCATGGCGACGGGGTCTACAAGTCCACCGACGCCGGCAAAACGTGGCGGCATCTGGGCCTAGCCGAAACGCGACACATCGCCCGGGTGCGCGTACATCCCCAAAACCCCGATATCGTTTACGTGGCCGCCTTCGGACACGCCTTCGGGCCCAACCCGGAACGCGGCGTTTACCGGTCCAAGGACGGCGGCAAGAGCTGGGAGCGTGTGCTGTATCGCAATGAGCGCACGGGCGCAATCGATCTGGTCATCAATCCGAAAAACCCTCGGATCCTGTATGCCGCCCTCTGGGAGGCCCAGCGGTATCCGTGGACGTTCGTAAGCGGTGGCCCCGGTTCGGGGATCTTTAAATCCACCGACGGGGGGGACACCTGGGTGGAGATCACCAACAACCCCGGTCTGCCTCGGGGGCTAAAGGGCAGAATCGGGCTGGCCGTGAGCCCGGCCAACCCAGATCGCGTCTGGGCCCTCATCGAGGCCGAGGGGGAGGGCAAAGGGCTGTACCGGTCCGATGACGCGGGGGCTACCTGGCGTCGCGTCAACAACGATCCGCCGCTTTTGCAGCGGCCCTGGTATTACATGCACGTCTACGCCGATTCGCAAAACCCCGACGTGGTCTACGTGCTCAACGTGGGCTTTTGGAAATCCACCGACGGAGGACGCTCTTTTTCCCAAATTCGGGTGCCCCATGGGGACTGTCATGACCTCTGGATCGACCCTGCTGACCCGAAGCGCATGATCAACGGCAACGATGGAGGGGCCTGTGTCTCCTATGACGGGGGGCAGACCTGGTCCTCCATTTACAACCAGCCCACGGCGCAGTTTTATCATGTGACTACGGACAACCAGTTTCCGTATCGCGTCTACGGAGCGCAGCAGGACAACTCCACGATTTCGGTGCCCAGTCGTTCCGATGAGGGCAGTATCACACAGGCCGACTGGTACGAAGTAGGTGGGGGGGAGTCGGGCTATATCGCCGTGCGGCCTGATGACCCGAATGTGGTTTTCGCCGGCAGCTACGGTGGGCTGCTTACCCGCTATGATCACCGGACCAAGCAGGTGCGAAACATCACCGTCTGGCCCGATAATCCCATGGGCGCCGGGGTCAAGGACATGAAGTATCGCTTTCAGTGGACGTTCCCGATCGTGATCTCCCCCCATGATCCAAACGTGCTCTACGTGACGGCCCAAGTGGTCCTCCGATCCACCAACGAGGGCCACTCTTGGGAGCCGATCAGCCCGGATCTTACGCGCAACGACACGACCAAGATGGGGCCCTCCGGAGGTCCGATCACCAAGGATAACACGGGCGTGGAATATTACGGGACGATCTTCGCCTTCGCCGAATCGCCCGTACAGCGGGGCGTTCTGTGGGCCGGCTCCGATGACGGGCTCATCCACGTTTCCCGAGATGGGGGCAAGACGTGGCAGAACGTGACCCCACCGGATCTGCCGGAGTGGGCGCTGATCTCCATTATCGAGCCGTCACCGCACGATGCGGGCACAGCTTATGTAGCGGCCACCCGTTATAAGCTGGATGATTTCCGGCCGTACCTGTACAAAACCACCGACTACGGTCGCACCTGGACCCGCATCACGAACGGCATTCCGGATGATGATTTTACCCGCGTCATCCGGGCCGATCCCGTCCGGCGAGGCCTGCTTGTGGCCGGAACCGAAACGGGCATCTACGTCTCCTTTGACGACGGGGGGCGCTGGCACAGGCTGCAGGGCAACCTGCCCGTTGTGCCCATTCACGATCTCGTCATCAAGGACGACGATCTGGTCGTGGGCACGCACGGCCGCTCGTTTTGGATCCTGGATGACTGGGGTATCGTGCGTCAATTTACACCGGAGGTGTTCGCCGCTCCAGCCCACTTGTTTAAACCCGAACGAACAGTCCGCTTCCGGGGCGGAGGCGGTTTCGGCGGCGCTGGCGGGGCGCTTCTAGCCGGCCAGAACCCCCCGAACGGGGCCGTGATCTACTACTACCTAAAGGAACGCCCCCAGGGCGAAGTGGTGCTCACGATCCGCGATGCCCGGGGGCAACTTGTGCGTCGCTTCTCTTCGCGCGCTCCGGAGCGCTCCGAGGGGGCGGCCCCGGGGCCCACGGGAACCGAGGAGATGGGCTTCCCCGGAGGGGGACCGGCGGGTATGATGCGTCTTCCGGCTGAGCCAGGTCTAAATCGCTTTATCTGGAACCTGCGCTATCCGGATGCGCGCACGCTGCCCGGGCTTGTGCTCTGGGCCGGCACCACGGCTGGACCCCTAGCGGTGCCGGGCCTCTACACGGTGGAGCTCTCCGTCGACGGGCGCACGTACACGCAGAGCTTTGAGCTCCTCAAAGACCCCCGCCTGCCCACGACGCAAGAGGAGTTCGAAGAGCAGTTCCGGCTCTATGTGCAGGTTCGGGATAAGCTCTCTGAGACCCACGAGGCTATCCTGCAAATCCGGGATCTGCGGCAGCAGCTGGAGGCTTGGGGACGGCGCGTTCAGGGCCACCCTCGGGCTCAAGAGGTGCAGGGGCTAGCGCGGGAGATCACGGCCAAACTTACGGCCATTGAGGAGGAACTCATTCAAACCCGCATCCGGGCCTCGCAAGATGCGCTCAACTACCCCATTAAGCTCAACAACAAGCTGGCCGCGCTCCTAAACGTGATCCAAAGCGCCGACGCGCGGCCCACTCAGCAGACGTATGAGGTATTCCGGGACCTGAGCGGGCGCGTGGACCGAGAGCTGGCGCGGCTGAGGACGGTTGTCTCGGAGGATCTGCCGCGCTTCAATCGGCTTGTGCGCGACCTGGAGCTCCCCGCCTTACAGACGCGAGTTCCGGCCACGAATAATTAG
- a CDS encoding M28 family peptidase, giving the protein MRVRLWLWLGVLAAPTWGSGQEFVLLPPEQVRWIWQEVSGDAAYEHIRYMTQFHRPGGGADGLWQVAEYVAQKAREYGLENIRVIRQPYGSRRPWNARLAELWILEPAPERVASTLQSQLHLADYSASVDTVAELVDVGAGSRAQDYEGREVRGRIVLAHGPLAAVVREAVRMRGALGVVWFPDPTLERNISYPDQINWTRLPTDLPDGTSGTFAFVLSLRQGLQLRARLSRGLLRVRALVDAAYSSTQGDAPWQVMVEAYIRGSEPDLPQDVVLTAHLQEEKYSANDDASGCASLLEIARALNRLIQEGRIPRPRRNLRFWWVTEISSQRQYFADHPEAHRRMWVNLNHDMVGAHQGQDVLRVQNVTRLPATRFHFYNDVVEATLEFVVAANTSELAQQQAGVEGLYPIPHLAHLGSRHRYNAKMIFFHNNTDHMTFNEAPIGVPGVTFTNWPDHYIHTSDDDLWNIDRTQLGRNALAGALIAYAMASVKPENALVYLSETIGRGAERLARNLRLGLLWIAREPNPDEAYWRARWQLDYALERERMAVSSIAQIGPDLEGLVSGALSELERRAAALRAELERAYRVRTGRRGTPPEPALSEAEQALAAMRPVLLGGPREFLEKRAQLPSVPGLHGLMAFETLNAVDGRRTGLDIFRFVAAEAREAGAHYYGSVRPEAVRAYLEGAARTGLIRLEPAGQSRRPTRPSGSSL; this is encoded by the coding sequence ATGCGCGTCCGATTGTGGCTCTGGCTTGGGGTTTTGGCCGCGCCCACCTGGGGCTCGGGGCAGGAGTTTGTCCTGCTTCCTCCGGAGCAGGTGCGATGGATCTGGCAGGAGGTTTCAGGGGATGCGGCCTATGAGCACATCCGTTACATGACCCAGTTTCATCGGCCCGGCGGCGGGGCCGACGGGCTATGGCAGGTGGCCGAGTATGTAGCCCAAAAAGCCCGCGAGTACGGACTGGAAAACATCCGGGTTATCCGCCAGCCTTACGGTTCGCGGCGCCCCTGGAACGCCCGGCTAGCCGAACTCTGGATCCTGGAGCCGGCTCCGGAGCGGGTTGCGAGCACCCTCCAGAGCCAACTTCACCTGGCCGATTACTCCGCTTCAGTCGACACTGTGGCGGAGCTTGTCGATGTGGGCGCCGGCTCCAGAGCCCAAGACTACGAGGGACGCGAGGTGCGCGGCCGCATCGTGCTCGCCCATGGACCCCTGGCGGCCGTGGTGCGCGAGGCCGTGCGCATGCGCGGTGCTTTGGGGGTGGTTTGGTTTCCCGACCCCACGCTTGAGCGCAACATAAGCTATCCGGACCAAATCAACTGGACTCGCCTGCCCACGGACTTACCCGATGGCACCTCAGGTACTTTCGCTTTCGTGCTATCGCTGCGACAGGGGCTACAGCTGCGCGCCCGACTCAGCCGGGGGCTCTTGCGCGTGCGCGCCCTTGTAGATGCAGCCTACAGCTCCACACAGGGAGACGCACCCTGGCAGGTCATGGTCGAGGCCTATATCCGGGGCTCAGAGCCGGATCTGCCGCAGGACGTCGTGCTCACGGCTCACCTGCAGGAGGAGAAATACTCCGCCAACGATGACGCCTCTGGCTGCGCTAGCTTGCTGGAGATCGCGCGGGCTCTTAATCGGCTCATCCAAGAAGGGCGCATCCCGCGGCCGCGCCGCAACCTGCGCTTCTGGTGGGTGACGGAGATCTCGAGCCAGCGCCAGTATTTCGCCGATCATCCCGAGGCGCACCGCCGCATGTGGGTGAACCTTAATCACGACATGGTGGGCGCCCATCAGGGGCAAGATGTGCTGCGCGTGCAAAACGTCACGCGGCTTCCGGCTACGCGCTTTCACTTCTATAACGACGTGGTGGAGGCCACCCTGGAGTTCGTGGTGGCGGCCAACACAAGCGAACTGGCCCAACAACAGGCCGGCGTCGAGGGGCTGTATCCCATACCCCACCTAGCCCATCTGGGCAGCCGACATCGATACAACGCGAAGATGATCTTCTTTCACAACAACACGGACCACATGACCTTCAACGAGGCCCCCATCGGCGTGCCCGGTGTGACGTTTACCAACTGGCCCGATCACTACATCCACACCTCTGACGACGACCTCTGGAACATCGACCGAACGCAACTAGGCCGAAACGCCCTGGCCGGCGCGCTCATCGCCTACGCCATGGCCTCGGTCAAGCCCGAGAACGCGCTAGTCTACCTGTCCGAGACCATCGGCAGGGGCGCCGAGCGGCTCGCCCGCAACTTGCGCCTGGGCTTGCTCTGGATCGCCCGTGAGCCGAACCCGGATGAAGCCTACTGGCGTGCGCGCTGGCAGCTGGATTACGCCCTAGAGCGGGAGCGCATGGCCGTAAGCTCGATTGCGCAGATCGGCCCGGATCTGGAGGGGCTCGTCTCAGGGGCCCTGTCGGAGCTAGAACGCCGGGCCGCCGCGCTGCGGGCGGAGCTTGAGAGGGCTTATCGGGTCCGCACGGGCCGACGCGGCACGCCTCCGGAGCCCGCGCTCTCGGAAGCCGAACAGGCCCTGGCCGCTATGCGGCCCGTGCTCCTCGGAGGGCCGCGGGAATTTTTGGAAAAGCGCGCCCAACTTCCCTCCGTGCCCGGTCTGCACGGGCTGATGGCCTTTGAGACGCTTAATGCCGTAGACGGCCGCCGCACGGGGCTGGATATCTTCCGATTTGTCGCCGCAGAGGCGCGCGAGGCGGGCGCTCATTATTATGGATCTGTGCGACCGGAGGCCGTGCGCGCCTACTTAGAGGGCGCCGCCCGGACGGGCCTGATCCGGCTTGAGCCGGCTGGCCAAAGCCGCCGGCCCACCAGGCCCTCGGGATCGTCCTTGTAA
- a CDS encoding DNA internalization-related competence protein ComEC/Rec2 — translation MPALWAALALATGIGIGAATPQLHPELFWICALKAALGLVLSYLGYRLWPHLSWIGIPLWSSLALLLLSAGALRYRSFTDVSACDIGLLASAYGSVEVALEGTVVADPDTTRAGLLRFRLKAERLRFPLDTFVTGYVQVRLAARPSGAWPQLAAGDRLALEGLLEVPPSGRNPGGFDLRAHLARQRVHAVLFVRHAGDLVQLGSHRSPPEALLQGVRRWIRGAFCAHVPESARGILLAIWLGDRRELDEELEEAFARAGTLHLLAVSGMNVALLAWLVYLVVGAYTGRRPERRPLRAALVIGAVLLYAAVTGAQPSIVRAAIMTAVVLLAECLERPWTGLNTLGVAALLSLWWRPTDLWDPSWQLSFSAMLGLVHLTPLLQTWTRRDRWAVWARPLGDMVWTSLAAQLTTAPVLVAHFGQLSWVGPVSNLVAIPATWIAFGAGAGVIVGAALPWSEPAHWAGALSAWGVAALEHSSRWAASWPFASSFYHPENGFLWAAIALAVLAVLMAHRSRWAWRLLCAAGLAYAVGRATVLIRGPELQVAFLDVGQGDATVVRTPGGRTLVFDAGPKTDTWDAGRRVLLPVLRRWNVRGLDVLLLSHAHVDHTGGRAALEAALPVRRLLGPEARSFWGAGDTLHVEPGLRLYLLHPAPEDSLLAENDRSFVLLLQYGRTRFLWAGDLEREGENRLLERWGNFLRVDVVKAPHHGGQSSSQTAFIRATRPSWVVISAGRRNPFGHPHPEVLARWRAAGARIWRTDAQGAALFASDGRRVRLISR, via the coding sequence ATGCCGGCCCTATGGGCCGCGCTGGCGCTGGCGACGGGGATCGGCATCGGGGCGGCCACGCCTCAGCTTCATCCTGAGCTCTTCTGGATTTGCGCTCTCAAGGCGGCTCTGGGGCTTGTGCTAAGCTACCTGGGCTATCGCCTTTGGCCGCATCTGAGCTGGATCGGGATACCCCTCTGGAGCTCTCTTGCCCTTCTTTTGCTAAGCGCCGGAGCCCTTCGGTATCGATCCTTTACGGACGTGTCCGCTTGCGACATAGGGCTTCTGGCTAGCGCCTATGGCTCCGTGGAGGTGGCCCTAGAAGGAACCGTCGTGGCCGATCCGGATACCACACGTGCCGGCCTGCTGCGCTTCCGGCTTAAGGCGGAGCGCCTGCGCTTTCCCCTGGATACCTTCGTGACGGGATACGTACAGGTGCGCCTTGCGGCCCGTCCGTCTGGTGCGTGGCCGCAGCTAGCCGCAGGCGATCGCCTGGCCCTGGAGGGCCTGCTTGAGGTTCCGCCTTCTGGCCGCAACCCCGGCGGCTTTGACCTTCGGGCTCATCTAGCGCGCCAACGCGTACATGCTGTCTTGTTCGTGCGCCATGCAGGGGACTTGGTGCAGCTCGGATCGCATCGTTCGCCTCCGGAGGCCCTCCTTCAGGGCGTGCGCCGCTGGATTCGGGGGGCCTTTTGCGCCCACGTGCCGGAGTCCGCCCGCGGGATACTGCTTGCCATCTGGCTTGGGGACCGGCGTGAGCTTGATGAAGAACTCGAGGAGGCCTTTGCGCGGGCCGGCACGCTGCATCTGCTGGCCGTATCGGGCATGAACGTGGCGCTGCTGGCCTGGCTGGTCTACTTGGTAGTGGGAGCCTATACGGGCAGAAGACCGGAGCGGCGTCCTCTGCGGGCTGCCTTGGTGATAGGCGCCGTCCTCTTGTACGCGGCCGTAACGGGAGCTCAGCCCTCTATTGTGCGCGCTGCGATCATGACAGCGGTCGTGCTGCTGGCCGAATGCCTGGAGCGCCCCTGGACCGGCCTGAACACGCTCGGGGTTGCGGCCCTGTTGAGCCTATGGTGGCGACCCACGGACCTATGGGATCCCAGCTGGCAGCTTTCTTTTTCCGCCATGTTGGGGTTGGTGCACCTGACCCCTCTGCTACAGACCTGGACCCGGCGGGATCGGTGGGCGGTGTGGGCTAGACCACTCGGGGACATGGTGTGGACCTCCTTGGCGGCCCAGCTGACCACAGCGCCCGTGTTGGTGGCGCACTTCGGACAGCTTTCCTGGGTGGGCCCCGTAAGCAACCTCGTGGCGATTCCGGCTACGTGGATCGCCTTCGGGGCGGGCGCCGGGGTGATCGTGGGGGCCGCGCTTCCATGGTCTGAGCCGGCCCATTGGGCCGGAGCGCTCTCCGCTTGGGGGGTGGCGGCGCTGGAGCATAGCTCCCGGTGGGCGGCCTCTTGGCCCTTCGCCTCAAGCTTTTATCATCCCGAAAACGGGTTTCTGTGGGCTGCGATCGCCCTTGCGGTTCTGGCCGTGCTGATGGCTCATAGATCCCGATGGGCTTGGCGTCTCCTCTGCGCCGCGGGCTTGGCTTACGCCGTCGGGCGTGCGACGGTGCTAATCAGGGGCCCTGAGCTACAGGTGGCCTTCTTGGACGTGGGCCAAGGCGATGCAACCGTGGTGCGCACCCCTGGAGGGCGCACCCTCGTTTTCGACGCGGGCCCCAAGACCGATACGTGGGATGCCGGACGGCGGGTGTTACTGCCCGTGCTTCGGCGCTGGAACGTTCGAGGCCTAGATGTGCTGCTGCTCTCGCATGCCCACGTTGACCACACCGGAGGCCGAGCGGCGCTGGAGGCTGCCCTGCCCGTGCGACGCCTGCTGGGGCCAGAGGCGCGCTCGTTCTGGGGCGCCGGGGATACGCTCCATGTCGAACCCGGATTGCGCCTTTACCTGCTCCATCCGGCCCCAGAGGATTCGCTGCTAGCGGAAAACGACCGCTCCTTTGTGTTGCTCTTGCAGTATGGCCGTACCCGCTTCCTGTGGGCTGGCGATTTGGAGCGCGAAGGGGAAAACCGCCTGCTCGAGCGGTGGGGAAACTTCCTGCGTGTCGACGTCGTCAAAGCTCCGCATCACGGCGGCCAGAGCTCAAGCCAGACGGCGTTCATTCGGGCCACCCGGCCCTCTTGGGTGGTGATCTCCGCGGGTCGGCGCAACCCCTTCGGACACCCCCATCCAGAGGTGCTGGCGCGCTGGCGGGCGGCCGGGGCTCGCATCTGGCGCACGGACGCACAGGGAGCTGCGCTCTTCGCCTCCGATGGCCGCCGGGTGCGTTTAATAAGCCGATAG
- a CDS encoding YpdA family putative bacillithiol disulfide reductase, translated as MYDVVIVGGGPIGINCAFEARKRDLSYLVLEKGPIVASIWRYPLHMRFFSTPELLELQGIPMTIAGDKPTRTEALAYYRRLVLDYGLNYHTYEPVLAVEGQDGRFRVHTHKATYQTAKVVLAVGAFARPRLLRVPGETLPHVQHFYTEAHPYAGCDVLVVGGKNSAVEAALDLYRHGARVTMAVRSPDFRESVKYWLLPDIRNRIAQGQIRAFFDTSVEAIEPERVWLRTPEGRKAVRADFVLALTGHEPDYAFLEQAGVAIQDDPYRTPVYDPETLETNRKGIYLAGVVLGGLRTNQWFIENSRGHAVQVMEHIRRLL; from the coding sequence ATGTACGACGTCGTCATTGTAGGCGGGGGGCCAATAGGGATCAACTGCGCCTTCGAGGCCCGCAAGCGCGATCTCTCGTATTTAGTCCTCGAAAAGGGCCCTATCGTGGCCTCTATTTGGCGCTATCCCCTGCATATGCGCTTTTTCTCGACCCCGGAGCTACTGGAGCTACAGGGTATTCCCATGACCATAGCGGGAGATAAGCCCACCCGCACCGAGGCGCTCGCCTACTATCGCCGCCTGGTACTCGACTACGGGCTCAACTACCATACCTATGAGCCCGTCTTGGCCGTAGAGGGACAAGACGGTCGCTTTCGGGTGCACACCCACAAGGCTACCTATCAGACAGCAAAAGTCGTGCTGGCCGTTGGCGCTTTCGCTCGGCCCCGGCTGCTCCGCGTACCGGGGGAGACGCTACCCCATGTGCAGCATTTCTACACGGAGGCCCATCCCTACGCGGGCTGCGACGTGTTGGTGGTGGGGGGCAAGAACTCGGCCGTGGAGGCGGCTTTGGATCTGTATCGGCACGGCGCCCGGGTGACGATGGCGGTGCGCAGCCCGGACTTTCGGGAGAGCGTCAAGTATTGGCTTCTGCCCGACATCCGAAACCGGATCGCGCAAGGGCAAATCCGGGCCTTCTTCGACACCTCTGTGGAGGCGATCGAGCCGGAGCGCGTCTGGTTGCGCACGCCGGAGGGACGCAAGGCCGTGCGGGCCGATTTCGTGCTCGCCCTTACGGGGCATGAGCCCGACTATGCGTTTCTGGAGCAAGCCGGTGTGGCGATTCAAGACGATCCATATCGGACCCCCGTATACGATCCCGAGACGCTTGAGACCAACCGCAAGGGGATCTACTTAGCTGGGGTTGTGCTAGGGGGGTTGCGCACGAACCAGTGGTTCATCGAAAACAGTCGCGGCCACGCCGTGCAAGTCATGGAGCACATTCGGCGGCTTTTGTGA